The Sorangiineae bacterium MSr11367 genome window below encodes:
- a CDS encoding HEAT repeat domain-containing protein produces MSLEHRVHAGCGCGFRNLNFLSESKEFGEKGALRPFALSGTARHFERDRPFAVDHLKLELELDFPRKSVSGTATLSLRRIDPVSTEIALDAIGFDLKRVTVDGRPAPFVYDGKVLRAAIPASLEAGELAITYSATPRRGLYFLEPDEHVPNRPRQVWSQCQEEDARHFLPCHDKPHVKMTTEMIVTVPNGNDVLSNGELLSKETPAEGAWRFHWKMNAPHPSYLLTLVAGEFAELKDSAGTVPLTYLVPKGREGDGEATFARTPDMVNYFGELTGVPYPWNKYAQVVVSDFIFGGMENTTATTMYEHILLDERARLDITSDDLIAHELAHQWFGDYVTCRDWSEGWLNEGFATFMEHIWREKHLGRDEYEVAIKGDLDAYLGEATGRYRRPIVCQTYDAPLDLFDRHLYEKGGLVLHLLRREIGDTLFWRGVGNYLRRHGRGVVETRDLMRALEEVSGRSLGQLFDQWVYRPGHPELEVQIAWDKKVLSVTVKQTQAATDDVPNVFEFPLELVLVDGEGKTRRESLRVSQRAETFTLPVEERPSFVVVDPEMRVLGAVTLKVPQDMLREQLTKAESARGRWLAAHALSKNDDPVTIAALAARLADESEFWAVRAASAESLGDIRAAEGFDVLSEHVNTAHHKVRRAVVRALGRFKTPKAASVLRPKALHDASYLVEAEAARALGHTKQPSVYETLLDVLDRPSWADVIRVGAIDGLATLRDDRALPHLMSRTRYGHATRARRAAILALPKVSGDRKAREALEELLDDGDPHLRVDVARALADLGDTKARGALRARLEMDLDPRVRRRIREVLRDLGGDSKRALDQVREELEKMQNEHSELKSRLALLEAKLGEASSTRGPLPKGTNGANGSATKALKADKNGVSAKKAPAKASSKKAKPARRSR; encoded by the coding sequence ATGTCCCTCGAGCACCGCGTTCATGCTGGTTGCGGGTGTGGTTTCCGCAATCTTAATTTCCTGTCTGAATCCAAGGAGTTCGGCGAGAAGGGGGCGCTTCGTCCCTTTGCCCTGAGCGGGACCGCGCGTCACTTCGAACGCGATCGGCCCTTCGCCGTCGACCATTTGAAGCTCGAGCTCGAGCTCGATTTCCCGCGCAAGAGCGTATCCGGCACGGCCACATTGAGCCTTCGCCGGATCGATCCTGTATCGACGGAAATCGCACTCGATGCCATTGGCTTCGATCTGAAAAGGGTCACCGTCGATGGGCGCCCGGCGCCGTTCGTCTACGACGGCAAGGTCCTTCGCGCGGCGATTCCCGCGTCGCTCGAAGCGGGCGAGTTGGCGATCACGTACAGCGCGACGCCGCGGCGTGGGCTGTACTTCCTCGAGCCCGACGAGCACGTGCCGAATCGTCCGCGGCAGGTGTGGAGCCAGTGCCAGGAGGAGGACGCGCGCCACTTCCTGCCGTGCCACGACAAGCCGCACGTGAAGATGACCACCGAGATGATCGTGACGGTGCCGAACGGCAACGACGTGCTCTCGAACGGCGAGCTGCTTTCGAAGGAGACGCCCGCGGAAGGGGCCTGGCGTTTTCATTGGAAGATGAACGCCCCGCACCCGAGCTATCTTCTCACCTTGGTCGCGGGCGAGTTCGCGGAGCTGAAAGACAGCGCCGGCACCGTGCCGCTGACGTACCTGGTTCCGAAGGGCCGTGAAGGTGATGGCGAGGCGACGTTCGCGCGCACGCCCGACATGGTGAACTACTTCGGCGAGCTCACCGGCGTGCCGTACCCGTGGAACAAGTACGCGCAGGTCGTGGTGAGCGACTTCATTTTCGGTGGGATGGAGAACACCACCGCCACGACCATGTACGAGCACATCCTGTTGGATGAGCGAGCCCGGCTGGACATCACGTCCGACGATTTGATTGCGCACGAGTTGGCGCATCAATGGTTCGGCGACTACGTCACGTGCCGCGACTGGTCCGAGGGATGGCTCAACGAAGGGTTCGCGACCTTCATGGAGCATATCTGGCGCGAGAAGCACCTCGGCCGCGACGAGTACGAGGTGGCCATCAAGGGCGATCTCGATGCGTACCTCGGCGAGGCGACGGGCCGTTACCGCCGCCCCATCGTGTGCCAGACCTACGATGCGCCGCTCGATCTGTTCGACCGGCACCTCTACGAGAAGGGTGGTCTGGTCCTGCACCTGCTCCGCCGCGAGATCGGCGACACGCTCTTCTGGCGTGGCGTGGGCAACTACCTGCGCCGGCACGGACGCGGTGTGGTGGAGACGCGCGACTTGATGCGCGCCCTGGAAGAGGTCAGCGGTCGCAGCCTCGGGCAGCTCTTCGACCAGTGGGTGTACCGGCCGGGGCACCCCGAGCTCGAGGTGCAAATTGCCTGGGACAAGAAGGTGCTCTCGGTCACCGTGAAGCAGACGCAAGCCGCGACCGACGACGTGCCGAATGTCTTCGAGTTCCCGCTGGAGCTCGTTCTCGTGGATGGTGAAGGCAAGACGCGGCGCGAAAGCCTGCGCGTCTCGCAGCGCGCCGAGACGTTTACCTTGCCGGTGGAGGAGCGACCGAGTTTCGTGGTGGTCGATCCGGAGATGCGTGTGCTCGGCGCCGTGACGTTGAAGGTGCCGCAGGACATGCTTCGCGAGCAGCTCACGAAGGCCGAATCGGCGCGTGGGCGATGGCTGGCGGCGCATGCGCTGTCGAAGAACGACGACCCGGTGACCATCGCGGCGCTGGCGGCGCGGCTGGCGGACGAGTCGGAGTTCTGGGCGGTGCGCGCGGCGTCGGCGGAGTCGCTGGGCGACATTCGCGCGGCGGAGGGCTTCGACGTGCTGTCCGAGCACGTGAACACGGCGCACCACAAGGTGCGGCGTGCGGTGGTGCGGGCGCTGGGGCGTTTCAAGACGCCGAAGGCGGCATCGGTGCTGCGGCCCAAGGCGCTCCACGATGCGAGCTACCTGGTGGAGGCCGAGGCGGCGCGCGCGCTGGGGCATACGAAGCAGCCGTCGGTGTACGAGACACTGCTCGACGTGTTGGATCGTCCTTCGTGGGCGGACGTGATTCGCGTCGGCGCGATCGACGGGCTGGCGACGTTGCGCGACGATCGCGCGCTGCCGCACTTGATGTCGCGCACGCGCTACGGCCATGCCACGCGGGCGCGTCGTGCGGCGATTCTGGCGTTGCCCAAGGTCTCGGGCGATCGCAAGGCGCGCGAGGCCCTGGAGGAGCTGCTCGACGACGGCGATCCGCACCTTCGCGTCGACGTGGCGCGGGCGCTGGCCGACTTGGGCGACACGAAGGCGCGCGGTGCGCTGCGTGCGCGCCTCGAGATGGATCTCGATCCACGGGTGCGCCGGCGCATCCGTGAGGTGCTGCGCGATCTCGGGGGTGACTCGAAGCGCGCGCTGGACCAGGTGCGCGAGGAGCTCGAAAAGATGCAGAACGAGCACTCCGAGCTGAAGTCGCGCCTGGCGCTGCTCGAGGCCAAGCTGGGCGAGGCGTCGAGCACGCGCGGGCCCTTGCCGAAGGGCACCAACGGTGCGAATGGGAGCGCCACGAAGGCGCTGAAGGCGGACAAGAATGGCGTCAGCGCGAAGAAGGCGCCCGCCAAGGCGAGCAGCAAAAAGGCGAAGCCGGCGCGGAGGTCCCGATGA
- a CDS encoding DUF882 domain-containing protein, translating to MRVVVRSALSVAVAALLSGFVPVFSTSAHADVKHVVARGHTLEAIARRYHVSQKAILEANHLQDGRHLRVGETLVIPGVSAPQSSTKDGKDGKDAKGKAGGKPQKPPTYAMTARTPGVIHAARLAMSEDFTIRVADRRGRASPTALKSFERLLRSAGGQTHAIDPRLVALVGVVSNHFGSRKIEVISGFRPYSPTQHTPHSNHNAGKAIDFRVLGVPNEVLRDFCKTLKNVGVGYYPNSTFVHLDVRTSPAYWIDYSKPGEPPRYNTPGVDADEGTSDVGEEIRGAIGNDPASPSPNGDSAGSGAL from the coding sequence ATGCGGGTTGTTGTTCGATCTGCTCTTTCCGTCGCGGTGGCGGCCCTGCTCTCGGGTTTCGTACCGGTTTTTTCGACATCGGCCCACGCCGACGTGAAGCACGTGGTTGCACGGGGGCACACGTTGGAGGCAATTGCGCGCCGCTACCACGTGTCGCAAAAAGCGATTTTGGAGGCAAATCACCTGCAAGATGGCCGGCATTTGCGCGTGGGCGAGACGCTGGTGATCCCCGGCGTGAGCGCGCCGCAAAGCTCAACCAAAGACGGAAAAGACGGGAAGGACGCCAAGGGAAAAGCTGGCGGAAAACCGCAGAAGCCGCCGACCTACGCCATGACGGCGCGCACGCCGGGCGTGATCCACGCGGCACGGCTCGCCATGAGCGAAGACTTCACCATCCGGGTGGCCGACCGGCGCGGTCGAGCCTCACCCACCGCCCTCAAATCGTTCGAGCGGTTGCTGCGGAGTGCGGGGGGTCAGACCCATGCCATTGACCCGCGCCTCGTCGCGCTCGTCGGCGTGGTGTCGAATCATTTTGGAAGCCGGAAAATCGAAGTCATCAGCGGCTTCCGGCCGTATTCGCCGACCCAGCATACCCCCCACTCGAACCACAACGCGGGCAAGGCCATCGACTTCCGCGTCCTGGGCGTACCCAACGAGGTCCTGCGTGACTTCTGCAAGACGCTCAAGAACGTGGGCGTCGGCTACTACCCGAACAGCACCTTCGTCCATTTGGACGTGCGCACGTCGCCCGCCTACTGGATCGATTACTCCAAACCGGGCGAACCGCCGCGTTACAACACCCCCGGCGTCGATGCCGACGAGGGAACGAGCGACGTGGGCGAGGAAATCCGCGGCGCCATCGGAAACGATCCGGCGAGCCCCAGCCCCAACGGTGACAGCGCCGGGAGCGGGGCGCTGTAA
- a CDS encoding sigma-70 family RNA polymerase sigma factor gives MEPLAIASTEYCPADNGATGVTHVEGVRAEAAEDLDDSIPPPPASTDRVRRKRTRRKRRLRSKSRERADRAAKEIRQYLPIVHQMVTRLLVKVPSNVLREDLIAAGTFGLLASIRRDGAVRSPTFEWYARVRIRGAIMDELRNQDWLSRRARREVHSAAGDSLPSERCSFVGFDDLAGGLQSVFNADVSPPTPFEMMEADQQRSALKGALKELSERERHILFLHYFQGEQFKTIAETLGVSLPRVSQLHWRAVSKLRDLLSSLVA, from the coding sequence ATGGAACCGCTCGCGATCGCCAGCACGGAGTATTGCCCGGCCGACAACGGTGCGACCGGTGTGACCCACGTGGAGGGTGTACGTGCGGAAGCTGCGGAGGATCTGGACGACAGCATTCCTCCGCCGCCGGCAAGCACGGACCGCGTTCGTCGAAAGCGCACGCGCCGAAAGCGCCGTCTGCGCAGCAAGAGCCGGGAGCGGGCGGACCGCGCGGCCAAGGAGATCCGCCAGTACCTGCCCATCGTGCACCAGATGGTGACGCGCCTCCTGGTGAAGGTGCCGTCCAACGTGCTGCGGGAGGATCTCATTGCCGCGGGCACGTTCGGGCTTCTCGCGTCGATCCGGCGCGACGGTGCGGTGCGCAGCCCCACCTTCGAGTGGTACGCGCGGGTGCGCATCCGCGGCGCCATCATGGACGAACTGCGCAACCAGGATTGGCTCTCCCGCCGCGCACGGCGCGAGGTGCACTCCGCGGCCGGGGATTCGCTTCCGTCGGAGCGTTGCTCCTTCGTCGGCTTCGACGATCTCGCCGGCGGCCTTCAATCGGTGTTCAACGCCGACGTGAGCCCGCCCACGCCGTTCGAGATGATGGAGGCGGACCAGCAGCGCAGCGCCCTCAAAGGCGCGTTGAAAGAGCTGTCCGAGCGCGAGCGGCACATCCTCTTTTTGCACTACTTCCAGGGCGAGCAATTCAAGACGATCGCGGAGACCCTCGGGGTCAGCCTGCCGCGCGTCTCGCAACTCCACTGGCGCGCCGTCTCGAAACTGCGTGACCTGCTCTCGTCGCTCGTGGCCTAA
- a CDS encoding LysR family transcriptional regulator, with the protein MIDFEPQVAAQRGRGRRPKTSELEVLVAIARAGTFGGAAVELGCTQSRISHALAEIESALGLRLFERSRTGTRPTEVGHRVVAKAREALELLDSISASRDRGVLRGTVRVAAYRSVATHLLTPLVDVLVHANPALHLELEDACTGREEVERMVRDGRADIGVVNLPAAAGFTVTPFAEDDYVVVVSSRHRPRAASLWADLGKLSLLELRCSGARGAVEACRQSGMTNRTTASFSSDSTILAQIATKAGFSILPRLAIEPLPKGLDVVALPNPTPRTLAIIRRSDRRSSLLRAVTVSLRKGIQRPTFPASRWIRVV; encoded by the coding sequence ATGATCGATTTCGAACCCCAAGTCGCCGCGCAACGCGGGCGGGGTCGGCGCCCCAAGACCAGCGAGCTCGAGGTCTTGGTGGCCATCGCGCGCGCCGGAACGTTTGGCGGCGCGGCCGTGGAACTAGGATGCACGCAATCGCGAATCAGTCACGCGCTGGCCGAGATCGAGTCCGCGTTGGGCCTTCGTCTTTTCGAGCGATCGCGAACGGGAACGCGTCCCACGGAGGTTGGCCATCGTGTCGTGGCCAAGGCGCGCGAGGCGTTGGAGCTGCTCGATTCCATTTCCGCTTCGCGCGATCGCGGTGTGCTGCGTGGAACCGTGCGGGTTGCCGCGTACCGGAGTGTGGCCACGCATCTTCTGACCCCGCTGGTGGATGTCCTCGTCCATGCGAATCCAGCGCTCCACCTGGAGCTCGAAGATGCGTGCACGGGGCGCGAAGAGGTGGAGCGCATGGTCCGCGATGGCCGTGCCGACATCGGCGTGGTGAACCTGCCCGCCGCCGCAGGCTTCACCGTCACGCCCTTTGCCGAGGACGATTACGTGGTCGTCGTCTCGAGCCGCCACCGGCCGCGGGCCGCATCGCTCTGGGCGGATCTGGGAAAGCTCTCGCTCCTCGAACTGCGCTGCTCGGGCGCGCGCGGCGCCGTGGAGGCCTGCCGCCAGAGTGGGATGACCAACCGCACGACCGCCAGCTTTTCCTCGGACTCCACCATCTTGGCCCAGATTGCGACCAAGGCAGGCTTCTCCATCCTGCCGCGCTTGGCCATCGAGCCTTTGCCGAAGGGGCTCGACGTGGTGGCCCTTCCCAACCCCACGCCGCGAACGCTCGCGATCATCCGGCGCAGCGATCGGCGCTCGTCCCTCTTGCGCGCGGTGACCGTCAGCCTCCGCAAAGGCATCCAGCGACCGACCTTTCCCGCGAGCCGGTGGATCCGCGTGGTTTAG
- a CDS encoding MBL fold metallo-hydrolase, whose translation MALLFPSSPFGRRALLNAAASVLAGCALPAARAAAATEPAVTLRAQRLAWAGVRLQLATSTLFLDPLISPDAWGPALKDPLIPVDVASGSRYVLVTHRHPDHFDPAAIRRALGESGRLVCAPEVAAAAAAWGFKTRMAPLYEPVLLDDDFTATAVPAIDGYGDPQVSWVVRGGGRRIIHCGDTLWHGSWWHIGRQFGPFDAAFLPINGARFAWRKPVSEVSAVMTPEQAVAAAIVLGAKLLVPIHYGVVGAEGYSELPDPEGTLLQIARRRNMPVEIVRPGNWLTWQART comes from the coding sequence ATGGCATTGCTCTTTCCATCGTCGCCGTTCGGGCGGCGCGCTCTCTTGAATGCGGCCGCCTCCGTTCTCGCCGGGTGCGCCCTTCCCGCCGCACGCGCGGCGGCCGCCACCGAGCCCGCGGTGACCCTTCGTGCGCAACGCCTCGCGTGGGCCGGAGTGCGACTGCAGCTCGCAACGAGTACGTTGTTTCTCGATCCGTTGATCAGCCCCGATGCGTGGGGCCCGGCGTTGAAGGACCCGCTGATCCCCGTCGACGTCGCGTCGGGTTCGCGGTACGTCCTCGTGACCCATCGTCATCCGGATCATTTCGATCCTGCCGCCATCCGCCGCGCACTCGGCGAGAGCGGCCGCCTGGTGTGCGCGCCCGAGGTGGCGGCAGCCGCGGCCGCGTGGGGCTTCAAGACGAGGATGGCGCCCCTCTACGAACCAGTGCTGCTCGACGACGACTTCACGGCGACGGCGGTTCCGGCCATCGATGGCTACGGCGATCCGCAAGTGTCATGGGTGGTCCGCGGTGGAGGGCGACGCATCATCCATTGCGGCGACACTTTGTGGCATGGCTCGTGGTGGCATATCGGCCGTCAATTTGGCCCGTTCGATGCCGCGTTCTTGCCGATCAACGGCGCCCGTTTCGCGTGGCGTAAACCGGTGAGCGAGGTATCGGCCGTGATGACCCCCGAGCAAGCCGTGGCCGCCGCGATCGTCCTCGGTGCGAAGCTGCTCGTACCGATTCACTATGGTGTCGTCGGCGCCGAGGGCTACAGCGAGCTACCGGATCCCGAGGGTACGCTTCTCCAGATTGCTCGGCGCCGGAACATGCCCGTGGAAATCGTGCGCCCAGGCAATTGGCTCACGTGGCAAGCTCGCACGTAG
- a CDS encoding phosphodiester glycosidase family protein has product MRALTSKIPYRLASGAGFVALWVALAGDGPAEHDPKALATVLGEAIRGERAEPGHVDPRDVRWEPSGGMVSDYLVGRWALFLGSEAPGAPRDVYRARVRLTPEGRPVAVRSPYALTSTPLGDDHALVIHGHRAAFATLAYGQEQSVSVLDLAKDGARAPASLPDRAMMFLTNLQQSGAGDGVGRIDITLDPPARAVGLAIDAESLRIERLQGEGTEKTRFDLARGEIDTPNPALHAEAVPHLPKRFVFWAVDTVRAISWVGPAPIAWLEDKVFGARDAVKQFAFKLHGSGDSRDVLADAPAAKANVLKSSKAADGDAEWPPADMPSIWKTPEPGEGTWQVPKMPWMKKLPGTEVPAPFVRTFVRPDEQRPYASVMLVAMDMRQLELQMEAGTEDPKPLTGGHGPGRIPRDPAIAPRVVAAFNGAFKTEHGSYGMMVHKRVLLPPQPGAATVLVTTDGRAGMGTWGNTTEVTGIHGVADTDIDSFRQNLDPLLDRGEINPTKRALWGYTLPGNGTQTERSGICVTEAGHLVYAWGAEVSATVLAKAMKMAGCAYGMHLDMNPHHTGFLFTRIDDVKAHKFRSEILASEMEISNDRYIDYAAKDFFYVLLRDPTPPSVEGVEWRPNAGTQPAPSWLTAMWEARDGQVELFDVEPRRARFRIRAGTKEPDAKTGTSPTTELGEEDAERVLFALSLGNSLEKHPRGLVTAGKMALPMRGGEDSASLVASAEGELSIARTAEMGSALAGIDMAELPLLIDGGAILPGVAAGHTVHGPRAALGLTAEGRIVVAKGTFASDAPLANALRRAGCIRAVALDRGTHEPPSLDRAGTSSPPRAHYEATVLYGMGRPFKPRGFRFDAASAVADSTTLTTRTP; this is encoded by the coding sequence GTGCGGGCGCTCACCTCGAAAATTCCGTATCGGCTCGCCTCCGGCGCAGGGTTCGTCGCGCTTTGGGTGGCGCTAGCGGGGGATGGGCCCGCCGAGCACGATCCCAAGGCGCTCGCGACCGTTCTCGGCGAGGCCATCCGCGGTGAGCGCGCGGAGCCGGGCCATGTCGACCCGCGTGATGTGCGCTGGGAGCCGTCGGGCGGCATGGTCTCCGATTACCTGGTCGGGCGCTGGGCGCTCTTTCTCGGAAGCGAAGCGCCAGGGGCGCCGCGCGACGTGTACCGCGCCCGCGTTCGCCTCACCCCGGAGGGGCGCCCCGTTGCGGTGCGCTCGCCGTACGCCCTGACGTCGACCCCGCTGGGCGACGATCACGCGCTCGTGATCCACGGTCATCGCGCGGCCTTCGCCACCTTGGCGTACGGCCAGGAGCAAAGCGTGAGCGTGCTCGATCTCGCGAAGGATGGCGCACGCGCCCCTGCGAGCCTGCCCGATCGCGCGATGATGTTCCTCACCAACCTGCAGCAGAGTGGCGCAGGCGACGGCGTTGGGCGCATCGACATCACCCTCGATCCTCCGGCCCGCGCGGTGGGCTTGGCCATCGACGCGGAGTCCCTTCGCATCGAGCGTTTGCAGGGCGAGGGCACCGAGAAGACCCGCTTCGATCTGGCGCGCGGCGAGATCGACACGCCGAACCCGGCACTTCACGCCGAGGCGGTGCCGCACCTTCCGAAGCGCTTCGTCTTTTGGGCCGTCGACACGGTGCGGGCCATCTCTTGGGTGGGTCCTGCCCCCATCGCTTGGCTCGAGGACAAGGTCTTCGGCGCGCGCGATGCCGTGAAGCAGTTCGCCTTCAAGCTGCATGGTTCGGGCGACAGCCGCGACGTGCTCGCGGACGCACCCGCCGCCAAGGCCAACGTACTCAAAAGCTCCAAGGCCGCCGACGGTGACGCCGAATGGCCGCCCGCCGACATGCCCTCGATCTGGAAGACGCCGGAACCCGGAGAGGGCACGTGGCAGGTACCCAAGATGCCGTGGATGAAGAAGCTGCCGGGCACCGAAGTGCCTGCGCCCTTCGTCCGCACCTTCGTCCGCCCCGACGAACAGCGCCCGTATGCCTCCGTGATGCTCGTGGCCATGGATATGCGCCAGCTCGAGCTGCAGATGGAGGCCGGCACCGAGGACCCGAAGCCGCTCACCGGCGGCCACGGCCCCGGGCGCATCCCGCGCGATCCCGCGATTGCTCCGCGCGTCGTCGCGGCCTTCAACGGCGCCTTCAAGACCGAGCACGGAAGCTACGGCATGATGGTGCACAAGCGCGTGCTCCTGCCGCCGCAGCCCGGTGCGGCCACCGTCCTCGTCACCACCGACGGGCGCGCCGGCATGGGCACCTGGGGCAACACGACCGAGGTCACCGGCATCCACGGCGTGGCCGATACCGACATCGACTCGTTCCGTCAGAACCTGGATCCGCTGCTCGATCGCGGAGAGATCAACCCGACGAAGCGTGCCCTCTGGGGTTACACCTTGCCGGGCAACGGCACGCAGACGGAGCGCTCGGGCATCTGCGTCACCGAGGCGGGCCACCTCGTGTATGCGTGGGGCGCGGAGGTGAGCGCGACGGTGTTGGCCAAGGCCATGAAGATGGCCGGCTGCGCGTACGGCATGCACCTCGACATGAACCCGCACCACACGGGCTTCTTGTTCACGCGCATCGACGACGTCAAAGCGCACAAGTTCCGTTCGGAGATCCTCGCCAGTGAAATGGAGATCTCCAACGATCGCTACATCGACTACGCGGCCAAAGACTTCTTTTACGTGCTCCTGCGCGATCCCACGCCGCCTTCGGTCGAAGGGGTCGAGTGGCGGCCGAACGCGGGCACGCAGCCGGCGCCTTCGTGGCTCACGGCGATGTGGGAGGCGCGCGATGGCCAGGTCGAGCTGTTCGACGTGGAGCCGCGGCGCGCCCGCTTTCGCATCCGTGCGGGCACCAAGGAGCCCGACGCCAAAACGGGCACGTCCCCCACGACGGAGTTGGGCGAGGAAGACGCCGAGCGCGTGCTCTTTGCCTTGTCGCTGGGCAACTCGCTGGAAAAGCATCCGCGCGGGCTGGTCACCGCGGGCAAAATGGCACTGCCCATGCGCGGCGGCGAGGATTCCGCGTCGCTCGTGGCGTCCGCCGAGGGCGAGCTCTCCATCGCAAGAACCGCGGAAATGGGCTCCGCGCTCGCGGGCATCGACATGGCCGAGCTTCCCCTGTTGATCGACGGCGGCGCCATCCTTCCCGGTGTCGCTGCGGGCCACACGGTGCACGGCCCTCGCGCGGCCTTGGGCCTTACGGCCGAGGGCCGCATCGTCGTCGCCAAGGGCACCTTCGCCAGCGATGCGCCGCTCGCCAACGCCCTGCGCCGCGCCGGATGCATCCGCGCCGTCGCGCTCGACCGGGGCACCCACGAGCCTCCCTCGCTCGATCGCGCGGGCACCTCCTCGCCGCCGCGCGCCCACTACGAGGCCACGGTTCTCTACGGCATGGGGCGCCCCTTCAAGCCGCGTGGCTTCCGCTTCGACGCGGCGTCGGCCGTTGCGGACAGCACGACGCTTACCACGCGCACACCCTAA
- a CDS encoding RluA family pseudouridine synthase, producing the protein MDSKEKSEYTVPDQLDGERLDRAAAQLASGLSRARLKRAIEAGAVRVNGRRKPKGAVVAKGDVISIDTSQVSDADSPAEPSPDAPLVVCFEGEGVLVVDKPAGQPTAPLRPGEVGSLANALVGRYPELAGVGYSAREPGLVHRLDTDTSGLVLAARSQEAFDVLRTALKEDRIDKRYLLLCASADLPDEGSIEFPIANHPKDQRRVYPCIHPRDVMRYAPRPASTSYRVIQRGTPWALVEVTVSRALRHQIRVHFAAIEHPLAGDVLYGGAEIRSLGRHALHASLISFAGGPGVAEFNVTSKLPPAMAALVTSESEGGASET; encoded by the coding sequence ATGGATTCAAAAGAAAAAAGCGAATACACCGTGCCGGACCAGCTCGACGGCGAACGACTCGATCGCGCCGCCGCGCAGCTCGCCTCGGGCCTCTCGCGTGCGCGCCTGAAACGCGCCATCGAGGCCGGCGCCGTGCGGGTGAACGGCCGCCGCAAGCCCAAGGGCGCCGTCGTCGCGAAGGGCGACGTCATCTCCATCGATACGAGCCAAGTTTCCGACGCCGACAGCCCCGCCGAGCCCTCGCCCGATGCTCCGCTCGTCGTCTGCTTCGAGGGCGAGGGCGTTCTCGTCGTGGACAAGCCCGCCGGTCAGCCCACCGCGCCGCTCCGCCCCGGGGAAGTCGGCTCGCTGGCGAATGCCCTCGTCGGCCGCTACCCGGAGCTCGCGGGCGTGGGCTACTCGGCGCGCGAGCCCGGCCTCGTGCACCGCCTCGACACGGACACCTCGGGCCTCGTCCTCGCGGCGCGCAGCCAAGAAGCCTTCGACGTGCTGCGCACGGCGCTCAAAGAAGACCGCATCGACAAGCGTTACCTGCTTCTCTGCGCGAGCGCCGATCTGCCCGACGAAGGTTCCATCGAGTTTCCGATCGCGAACCACCCGAAGGATCAGCGCCGCGTTTACCCGTGCATCCACCCGCGCGACGTCATGCGCTACGCCCCGCGCCCCGCCTCCACCTCGTACCGCGTGATCCAGCGGGGCACCCCGTGGGCCCTCGTCGAGGTCACCGTTTCGCGTGCCTTGCGCCATCAGATCCGCGTGCATTTCGCCGCCATCGAGCACCCCCTCGCGGGTGACGTGCTCTACGGCGGTGCCGAGATTCGCTCCCTCGGCCGGCACGCCCTCCACGCCTCGCTCATTTCGTTTGCGGGCGGGCCGGGGGTGGCCGAGTTCAACGTCACCTCCAAGCTCCCCCCCGCTATGGCCGCGCTGGTTACATCGGAGAGTGAAGGCGGCGCCTCCGAAACTTGA